The genome window AGCTGAACATTCTGATGGTAACAAAAAAATACTTTTAACATCATGAGGCAACTGATCATTTCCTAAAGATAATTTCCCAGAAGACACGTCTAAAAATACAAAGAGGATACTGTTCAAGATGGACCTTGTCTCAGACGTTTAGCTAAGGGGTTGCAATGTACTTGTAACAGAGTGGTCACTAGTCTGACATCATCTGTCTACACTTTCACATTGTTCAATCTCAAAATTCGCCACGTGAGCTTAAGTTCACGTGAATTAAGCACAGCTGCACTCGATCCCTTGGCAAATAGAGCTGTGCTAAAAGCAAGCTTTTCTAAATTTAGATAGCTGCTCATTCAACACCCTCAGTAATGCAATTACCTGCAGATACGCAGGTCTAAATTAAGCCGACGTCTGCAAAAGGAAAGCAAGTAGATGCCATCAAAAAGCACAAAACACAgtaaagaaaacaaaaacaatggataCTGCCATATTCAACGCATCTAATAAAATTGAGATTTTGCTCTATTGCAACAAACTTGGCTTGGTTGGATTCCATGTTATTTGGGTGTGAACAATTATAGCTGTGGTACCTGATAAGTCCTGGGATGTGTGTTCCGTGGGGCACAGGACCTGAGATCGGGAGGACAAAACGTCCGTTGGAATTCTGCACTTTGTCTTTGAGGAAGATGGACACCTGCAAATGCAGGTGAGCAAAACGTAGTGATAATTGTGTAACACTTTGTATAATCTGTCATGGACAGACAACTAAAACATAAATGACACCATAGATCTGTCCTGATACAACGGGATGTGTGAGATAACGAGCAGCATTAGTTCCGGTGCTTTTGACAAATCAAGATTTTGCAGGTGTTAGCATCTGACCAATTACGCAAGAATTTAGTTCAGGGTTAACCGAGATTACACTGTGTATAATTCATTATGATGGGGTTATAATGCATtgtaaagggatagttcacccaaattacaaaatgaaatACTGGTTTCCTTACtttgtaagcagtctatggacaagttaTTACAGCAATTCATCCTTTGGTTTAGCTTCCTGGTTTAGCACTGTTTTCaaatgctaacgttttagcaGTTGACACAAAGTCATGCTACTATTAACATTTTTAATCTCTGAAACCCATCAAAAGATGCCACACTCCCCCTTCCCAACACACTCATCCTCTGTTGAAAAAGTTAGACAAACTTCTGCGAGATCATGAACTCACCCTTATGTGCATGTCTTGAAAGAAGATGAGGAGCGTTTGCCGGATGAGCTGAAATTCGCCACTAGACAAGGGTGTGTACATCTATAAATAAGAACACAAAACATGCAGTGAATAAGAGATCACACTGAACACTCAGCGGAGGTTTGAGCAATTGAAGGGAAGTTTATTGTACCTCTGTGAGCTGTCTGTATGTCTCGTCAACCTGGCTGAGAATGCTTGGGGTGTCCTTCACAAAATCCTTGATGGCATCCATATGGTTGAAGGACACAAGGAGGATATCTTTGGCCCGCGGGCAGAGGAGCACCTGGTACTTGAAGGCCATGGTCATCAAGTCATACAGCTGTGTGCATGAACAACAGTCATATGGATGATGATGGGTTACTGTTATGCTCAAAAATATCTGCTGCCAGTTCATAATGTACACCAGATGGAGCCCTCAGCATACTTGCACAAACTAGGATTATGCTCTGCAGGTGGATTTATGCAACATTTAGGTTTATAACCAGAATTAATACTTCAAAATGCTGAAGATATTATGTTTGATAGCCTATATAAAACCACTTTATAACCAACAGATAGAACTCTTCAAAAATAGTCAAGCAATGATGGTGCAATAAATGATGAAAGCTTTAAAACCCCATGTAGACCTATATTTTTTAAGTGACTTGGGCAATTTCACCAAGTACCTAGGAGTAAGACAATTAAAGTGTCACTGGGTACAGAGGATGTGATTCTGAGAATGTAATGATAAAAATTGTAATGTCGTCATGACAGCTACTCAGCTGTTAGATAAACCCCTTTCTCAGAAAGGGGATAACAACTCGATGGCCTTTCACTTCCGATAAAGGGTCCTTTAAAATCAGGGATGAAACGGacgaaaacagactgaaacacgGAGAGATTACACATCCTTGTCCAATAAGGAACACctatttttgttttctgttgtaaAACCTTTTGAAATGTTTTGCTACAGCGTGTCCTGAACATGAACCAGGTGACACAATTCCATCCATACCTTGTCCATGCTGGCCTGGTTGAGTCTCATGATGGAGGCATGGGCCAGTCGGTCAAACACGGTCCTGAGGGTCTTCTTGGAGTACAGCTCCTGTGGCTTGAACAGCTCCTCCAAAAACGTTTTATTGAACATGGTGGTGATGATGTCATTCATAACTGGCAGAGTGAGGGCAcaaggttgaggtcaggtcacaaGTAGGGAACTGGAATAATGTCGGTCTGTAAAGTTAGACTCATCAAGATGGCATCATCAACATAAACATTAGGTCTTTCCAACTTAAAGACATTAGATTTTTTTTCCCACAAACAACCAAATCTGCTAAGACTGTCATTATTGGCTCTTCCTAACGTAGGCATGCAAATTGGAAAGAGCCCATGATATAACACAGTCTTGATATAACACAGTCTTGATAGAACTGGGTCCATGTTCAACAAGTGTCTCTGAGTaagagtactgatctaggatcaggtccccctgtccattaattataatctaaaaggcaaaacggatcctggatcagcactcctactcagatGTATTATGAATCCGAGCCCTGGTTTTAACTGTTGATGTTTGTAAATGTGAAGTCACCGCCTTGTTTATGATTATGacaactggggtgtattcattacggaaaCTGTTAAACCAAACAGAAGCAAACTGAGCAAACAGAATGAAACGGGgaaggacctacctgaatttgtccaatagaaactgggTGAGTGTAATTTGTGGAACgtttcaacaggaatctgttccaaaaactttGGAAAGTACATGGTTTGCCAACAAGCAAAGCATACAAAGTAGCATGATCAGTTCACCTAGCTAATTAGCTGCCGAAAAACGTAATTAAATAGCCCACTCCCTACAACTTTGTATGctttgtttgttggcaaccttgttatgaagtttttggaacagattcctgttggaacgttccacaaattatacccacccatagaaactctcgtttgcttTTCCCGTTAGGAGTAAGcggttttgcaacagaatcggcgtaatgatTACACACCTGGCAGAGTCTACCTTTAAAATCAAGAAGTCCCGTGCTCAAAGGAGTCTACCTTTAAGTAAGCAGATGTGCATTCTATAGGCAAGGTTTAATGTCCACCTATTCCCAATTGCCCTAAGAAAGCAACAGCCTTTTAAACCATCAGCAGCTTGCAAAGTTATTTGATTGGGAGGTAGAAACCGGATTTCTCTGTAATAAAGCCCATGGCTGAAATCTCTACAATCTTGGGGGCAGAGTGAATGAATATCTCTGGGCAAAGATTTCATCCAGATTGTTCTACCAATGCAATACTCTGTTGGTTTCCTTGAAGGACTCAAAGCAGAGCATGTAGGTCTAGAGATGCATTGCATGTGAAACATCAAAATACCTCTCCTTCTGTCATCCTCTATCCAATCAGCTACAAGTACAATGAAGAATTTGCAGGTTAAGACAAATGAATGTACTCCAAATAATGGCAAGCAGTTTGTGAACATGACAAGGTCAGTGACTCACCTGTTGGTCAGGTAACTAGTTGAATTCTAGCCTAATACAACCAGACagctaagctagctaacgttagctggttagcTAACTATAAATGTTACCTTTCTTGGCTTTGTCAGCTGGAATATTCTGAGCTCTTAGGCGTTGATCCAAGATGTAGAGCATTTCTCCACCGAGATTAATAAAAAGCAGGGGTAGCGTCCTCGAAGACATATTTGTCGTATTGTGCtggatagctagctagcgaaATATCCCCTTTCTGTCTTGTTTAAGCGTATGTAAGCTTCCACTTGGTTGCCAGGTCACGAAGAAAAAGCACCAATCGGGTAGAACGTA of Salvelinus alpinus chromosome 4, SLU_Salpinus.1, whole genome shotgun sequence contains these proteins:
- the LOC139573884 gene encoding protein OSCP1-like isoform X1, with translation MSSRTLPLLFINLGGEMLYILDQRLRAQNIPADKAKKVMNDIITTMFNKTFLEELFKPQELYSKKTLRTVFDRLAHASIMRLNQASMDKLYDLMTMAFKYQVLLCPRAKDILLVSFNHMDAIKDFVKDTPSILSQVDETYRQLTEMYTPLSSGEFQLIRQTLLIFFQDMHIRVSIFLKDKVQNSNGRFVLPISGPVPHGTHIPGLIRMFSCNGEEVKRLQFRNGGNYTSVLREGSFEMFGERVIKLGTNMYSVSRPVETHMSGTSKNSAQQKSINTAPNPLAKEELNMLARLMGGMEVQKPGNADSGFRVNLFTTDEEEEEALISRPNEFSYDVIKIQASKNHQANAELVKIMGDFTEEAGELCPLSASSKGDDLLAMMDGL
- the LOC139573884 gene encoding protein OSCP1-like isoform X2 codes for the protein MSSRTLPLLFINLGGEMLYILDQRLRAQNIPADKAKKVMNDIITTMFNKTFLEELFKPQELYSKKTLRTVFDRLAHASIMRLNQASMDKYQVLLCPRAKDILLVSFNHMDAIKDFVKDTPSILSQVDETYRQLTEMYTPLSSGEFQLIRQTLLIFFQDMHIRVSIFLKDKVQNSNGRFVLPISGPVPHGTHIPGLIRMFSCNGEEVKRLQFRNGGNYTSVLREGSFEMFGERVIKLGTNMYSVSRPVETHMSGTSKNSAQQKSINTAPNPLAKEELNMLARLMGGMEVQKPGNADSGFRVNLFTTDEEEEEALISRPNEFSYDVIKIQASKNHQANAELVKIMGDFTEEAGELCPLSASSKGDDLLAMMDGL